In one Coccinella septempunctata chromosome 6, icCocSept1.1, whole genome shotgun sequence genomic region, the following are encoded:
- the LOC123315964 gene encoding uncharacterized protein LOC123315964 yields the protein MTSPDVLSYGLAIQPHDRPTKLDRVERCRVLLIAVRSRGRNTRSQGNASSNSNYISLELACQMLIKFDGNKQKLFEFIDNCDKATKLIKPELRTILFSIIETKLTDNARALVRNRNLTDWVHLKQHLLDVYSEKRTMGQLQLELNSCKQNPSESVMSYSSKVENCYIKLINTLDSNLSRESRESCIKLLKEQALSVFLTGLQPNLSFLVKLQRPESLEKAIATAFQGEQELKSKIEISKYQNTHNASVRHCDYCNKPGHTSFNCRHKANNQRNQFSSVKHIQNPNPQGFRNTNNFPTKICAYCKKTGHLISECRKRQYNNKRQNQSNSFQNGTPKLPKF from the coding sequence CTACTGATAGCTGTGAGATCAAGAGGAAGGAACACTAGAAGCCAAGGAAACGCTTCTTCCAACTCGAACTACATTTCCCTCGAATTAGCATGTCAAATGCTTATAAAATTTGATGGAAACAAACAGAAACTCTTCGAATTCATTGATAACTGCGATAAAGCAACTAAATTAATCAAACCCGAATTAAGAACAATATTATTTTCTATAATTGAAACTAAGTTAACCGACAATGCACGAGCGCTTGTGAGAAATCGAAATTTAACAGATTGGGTTCACCTCAAACAGCATCTTTTGGACGTTTACTCTGAAAAGCGTACAATGGGCCAATTGCAATTGGAATTAAACTCTTGTAAACAAAACCCATCAGAATCAGTTATGTCATATTCATCAAAGGTAGAAAACTGCTATATAAAATTGATTAACACATTAGACTCAAATCTGAGTAGAGAATCAAGAGAATCTTGCATAAAACTATTAAAAGAACAAGCTTTGAGCGTTTTCTTAACAGGTCTCCAACCGAACTTGTCATTTTTAGTAAAATTACAGCGTCCTGAAAGTTTAGAAAAGGCAATTGCCACTGCTTTTCAAGGAGAGCAGGAACTCaaatcaaaaatcgaaattagCAAGTATCAAAATACACACAATGCATCGGTTCGCCACTGCGATTACTGTAATAAGCCTGGTCACACTTCATTTAACTGCAGACATAAAGCTAATAATCAACGAAACCAATTTTCATCCGTTAAACATATACAAAATCCTAATCCACAAGGTTTCAGGAATACAAATAATTTTCCCACAAAAATTTGTGCTTATTGCAAGAAAACAGGTCATCTTATAAGTGAATGTAGGAAAAGACAATATAATAACAAGAGGCAAAATCAATCTAACTCTTTTCAAAACGGAACTCCCAAACTCCCAAAATTCTAA